The proteins below are encoded in one region of Streptomyces ficellus:
- a CDS encoding helix-turn-helix transcriptional regulator gives MLARCERVLLSRGRALLTGPPGVGKTEVAQAAAEQASARGETVVWLAPQPADQGMAGAAAAALVASVPAFALDGLPGPQREAVAVLCRESAAPALGWDPIALRLALAGILRTLAERSPVLLVVDDAQRIDADSADLLRFALHLAPPALRVVAVETPALYAGGGAAAGGAPMPLWVASEADILLVPPLQADEMAELLVHHRLPSRLAGRIHRASGGNPRLALAVGRSLADARTPVHHAEALPLSGRARDVARRMLAPASASVRATLLLAALALRPTTALLRRAGRPTAEAELAAAERAGLISLTEDGTVAFTAGLLPTTLVHDTCWTERSEGHAALAGVADDPVEAVRHRALANDVPDEELAAEVAAAADTARRRGNSTLAAELALLAAETTPANLGRRRLDRLVDAAEEAARAARADLAMRAAADLLARDATPADRVRARLAVLDTAGQGLTDLDEIYVHAMEDSEGEPALRAAVQLRLAVKYVLADGDPVRSRAAAVESAALARSVGDRHTAVQALTQQARMDRVLGSPDAERTLAEARALEMTDRPLGVRNTAQILTIRHALFDDRLTEARDQLYALLPLVERRGPVEDAIELFRTLAEVEARRGQCAAALGHAERSLALTLEAGLSPGPAWYALALAETAGGSFARAAGYARRSVRASEEEGDHVFLSRSLYALGRVQLITGDVAGALEALRRVRDGEGTQCAVDPSMLRWHEELAEALLAGDALDEAQALLADVGPVAERLGRSTVLLGCDRVYALCLAAGGKTDEAVDLLVETADRFAAHGLVLEQGRCLIALARVERRRRRRSAAQAAMQAASAVFERAGAVPWLGLTAESPSPADSAPAPAAGTALSRLTEAELRLARLVGEGASNQEAAARLYLSVKTVEARLTRIYQKLDVRSRAQLATALNGPAATAR, from the coding sequence CTGCTGGCCCGCTGCGAACGCGTCCTGCTCAGCCGGGGGCGCGCCCTGCTGACCGGGCCGCCCGGGGTCGGCAAGACCGAGGTGGCCCAGGCCGCCGCCGAGCAGGCCTCGGCGCGCGGCGAGACGGTCGTGTGGCTCGCCCCGCAGCCCGCGGACCAGGGCATGGCCGGGGCGGCCGCGGCGGCGCTCGTCGCCTCCGTACCCGCCTTCGCGCTCGACGGCCTGCCGGGGCCGCAGCGCGAGGCCGTCGCCGTGCTCTGCCGGGAGTCCGCCGCGCCGGCCCTCGGCTGGGACCCGATCGCCCTGCGGCTGGCCCTCGCGGGCATCCTGCGCACCCTGGCCGAACGGTCCCCCGTCCTCCTGGTCGTCGACGACGCCCAGCGCATCGACGCCGACAGCGCGGACCTGCTCCGGTTCGCCCTGCACCTCGCGCCGCCCGCGCTGCGGGTGGTCGCCGTCGAGACGCCGGCGCTGTACGCGGGCGGCGGGGCCGCCGCCGGGGGCGCGCCCATGCCCCTGTGGGTGGCCTCCGAGGCCGACATCCTGCTGGTGCCGCCGCTCCAGGCCGACGAGATGGCCGAGCTCCTGGTCCACCACCGGCTGCCGTCCCGGCTCGCCGGGCGCATCCACCGGGCCAGCGGCGGCAACCCCCGCCTCGCGCTGGCCGTGGGCCGCTCCCTGGCCGACGCCCGCACGCCGGTGCACCACGCCGAGGCACTGCCGCTGTCGGGGCGCGCCCGGGACGTCGCGCGCCGGATGCTGGCGCCCGCCTCCGCCTCCGTACGGGCGACGCTGCTGCTCGCCGCGCTGGCGCTGCGCCCCACCACCGCGCTGCTGCGCCGGGCGGGGCGGCCGACGGCGGAGGCGGAGCTGGCCGCCGCGGAGCGCGCCGGACTGATATCCCTGACCGAGGACGGGACGGTGGCGTTCACGGCCGGGCTCCTGCCGACCACGCTGGTCCACGACACCTGCTGGACCGAGCGCAGCGAGGGGCACGCCGCGCTCGCCGGGGTGGCGGACGACCCGGTGGAGGCGGTACGGCACCGGGCGCTGGCCAACGACGTGCCCGACGAGGAGCTGGCCGCCGAGGTCGCCGCGGCGGCCGACACGGCACGCCGGCGCGGCAACAGCACCCTCGCCGCCGAACTGGCGCTGCTGGCCGCCGAGACGACCCCCGCGAACCTGGGCCGCCGCCGGCTGGACCGGCTGGTGGACGCCGCCGAGGAGGCGGCCCGGGCCGCCCGCGCGGACCTGGCGATGCGTGCCGCGGCCGACCTGCTGGCCCGGGACGCGACGCCCGCCGACCGGGTCAGGGCGCGGCTCGCCGTGCTGGACACGGCGGGCCAGGGGCTGACCGATCTGGACGAGATCTACGTCCACGCGATGGAGGACTCCGAGGGGGAGCCCGCGCTGCGGGCCGCGGTGCAGCTGCGCCTGGCGGTGAAGTACGTCCTCGCGGACGGCGACCCGGTGCGGTCCCGGGCCGCGGCGGTCGAGTCGGCGGCCCTCGCCAGGTCAGTGGGCGACCGGCACACCGCCGTGCAGGCGCTGACCCAGCAGGCCCGGATGGACCGGGTGCTCGGCTCGCCGGACGCGGAGCGGACGCTGGCCGAGGCGCGGGCCCTGGAGATGACCGACCGGCCGCTCGGGGTCCGCAACACCGCCCAGATCCTGACGATCCGCCACGCCCTGTTCGACGACCGTCTCACCGAGGCCCGTGACCAGCTGTACGCGCTGCTGCCGCTGGTCGAGCGGCGCGGCCCGGTCGAGGACGCGATCGAGTTGTTCCGTACGCTCGCCGAGGTGGAGGCGCGGCGCGGTCAGTGCGCGGCGGCGCTGGGGCACGCCGAGCGGTCGCTCGCGCTGACGCTGGAGGCGGGGCTCTCGCCGGGGCCCGCGTGGTACGCGCTGGCGCTGGCCGAGACCGCGGGCGGCAGTTTCGCGCGGGCCGCCGGGTACGCGCGGCGCAGCGTCCGGGCGTCGGAGGAGGAGGGCGACCACGTCTTCCTGTCACGCAGCCTGTACGCGCTGGGGCGCGTCCAACTGATCACCGGGGACGTCGCGGGGGCGCTGGAGGCGCTGCGGCGGGTGCGGGACGGCGAGGGCACCCAGTGCGCGGTGGACCCGTCCATGCTGCGCTGGCACGAGGAGCTGGCCGAGGCGCTGCTCGCGGGCGACGCCCTGGACGAGGCGCAGGCCCTGCTGGCCGATGTGGGCCCGGTCGCGGAACGGCTGGGCCGCTCCACCGTGCTGCTCGGCTGTGACCGGGTGTACGCGCTGTGCCTGGCCGCGGGCGGCAAGACCGACGAGGCGGTGGACCTGCTGGTGGAGACGGCCGACCGGTTCGCCGCGCACGGGCTCGTGCTGGAGCAGGGGCGCTGCCTGATCGCCCTGGCGCGGGTGGAGCGGCGTCGCCGCAGGCGGTCGGCCGCGCAGGCGGCGATGCAGGCGGCGTCCGCGGTGTTCGAGCGGGCGGGCGCCGTGCCGTGGCTGGGGCTGACCGCGGAGAGCCCGTCCCCCGCCGATTCGGCCCCGGCGCCCGCCGCCGGGACCGCCCTGTCCCGGCTGACCGAGGCCGAGCTGCGGCTCGCCCGGCTCGTCGGCGAGGGCGCCAGCAACCAGGAGGCGGCGGCGCGGCTCTACCTGAGCGTGAAGACGGTCGAGGCGCGGCTGACCCGGATCTACCAGAAGCTGGACGTCCGCTCCCGCGCCCAGCTGGCGACGGCCCTCAACGGACCCGCCGCGACCGCGCGCTGA
- a CDS encoding S8 family peptidase, whose amino-acid sequence MSTLPSAPVDKLIVTYKSRTAEATSNTAAKTDTAAKSAETGEKLSFERRLASGAALVDLAAGAGKDDVTEVMNAFRADPQVASVEADIRAYAMAVTPNDTEYAKQWDLFEATGGMNVPGAWDKTTGSGVTVAVIDTGYAAHSDLSGNTVSGYDFISTSADARDGNGRDADPADEGDWNATDGECGPGSEASDSSWHGTHVAGTIAATTHNAKGVAGIAYGSKVQHVRVLGKCGGSSSDIADAITWASGGSVPGVPANPNPAKVINMSLGGPSSSCPSVYRNAIDGAVARGTTVVVAAGNSNANASGFTPANCAGVINVASTSREGNRSFYSNYGSIVDVSAPGGETRRGTDTPGTVTTPQNGILSTLNSGTTTRSLENYQPYQGTSMAAPHIAGLAALLKSAKSTLTPAQIESAIKANARPLPGTCTGGCGTGIADATKTVNAVTDTTTPGTGAAFTNSSNVTISDNATVSSSIAVTGRTGNAPAALKVDVDIKHTWRGDLVVDLVAPDGTAYRLKNSSGNDSADNVLASYTVDASAETANGTWKLQVRDVATGDTGYIDSWGLTF is encoded by the coding sequence ATGTCCACGCTGCCGAGCGCACCGGTGGACAAGCTGATCGTCACCTACAAGTCCCGTACCGCCGAGGCCACGTCGAACACCGCGGCCAAGACCGACACCGCCGCCAAGAGCGCGGAGACGGGCGAGAAGCTCAGCTTCGAGCGCCGCCTGGCGAGCGGGGCCGCGCTGGTCGACCTCGCGGCGGGCGCCGGCAAGGACGACGTCACCGAGGTCATGAACGCCTTCCGGGCCGACCCGCAGGTCGCCTCGGTGGAGGCCGACATCCGCGCCTACGCGATGGCCGTCACGCCCAACGACACCGAGTACGCCAAGCAGTGGGACCTCTTCGAGGCCACCGGCGGCATGAACGTGCCCGGCGCCTGGGACAAGACCACCGGCAGCGGCGTCACGGTGGCCGTCATCGACACGGGTTACGCCGCGCACAGCGACCTGAGCGGCAACACCGTCTCGGGCTACGACTTCATCTCCACCTCCGCCGACGCCCGCGACGGCAACGGCCGCGACGCCGACCCCGCCGACGAGGGCGACTGGAACGCCACCGACGGCGAGTGCGGTCCCGGGTCCGAGGCGAGCGACTCCTCCTGGCACGGCACCCACGTCGCCGGCACCATCGCGGCGACCACCCACAACGCCAAGGGCGTCGCGGGCATCGCGTACGGGTCGAAGGTCCAGCACGTCCGTGTGCTCGGCAAGTGCGGCGGCTCGTCGTCGGACATCGCCGACGCGATCACCTGGGCGTCCGGCGGCAGCGTGCCCGGCGTCCCGGCGAACCCGAACCCGGCCAAGGTCATCAACATGAGCCTCGGCGGTCCGAGTTCGAGCTGCCCGAGCGTCTACCGGAACGCCATCGACGGGGCCGTCGCGCGCGGCACGACCGTCGTCGTCGCGGCCGGCAACAGCAACGCCAACGCGTCCGGCTTCACCCCCGCCAACTGCGCGGGCGTCATCAACGTGGCGTCCACCAGCCGTGAGGGCAACCGTTCGTTCTACTCGAACTACGGCTCCATCGTCGACGTCTCCGCCCCCGGCGGCGAGACCCGCCGCGGCACCGACACGCCCGGCACCGTCACCACGCCCCAGAACGGCATCCTCTCCACGCTGAACTCCGGCACCACGACCAGGTCGCTGGAGAACTACCAGCCGTACCAGGGCACCTCGATGGCCGCCCCGCACATCGCCGGTCTGGCCGCGCTGCTGAAGTCGGCCAAGTCGACGCTGACCCCGGCCCAGATCGAGTCCGCGATCAAGGCCAACGCCCGCCCGCTGCCGGGCACCTGCACGGGCGGCTGCGGCACCGGCATCGCCGACGCCACCAAGACCGTGAACGCCGTGACCGATACTACCACCCCCGGTACCGGAGCGGCGTTCACGAACTCGTCGAACGTGACGATCTCGGACAACGCCACCGTGTCGTCCTCGATCGCCGTCACCGGCCGTACCGGCAACGCGCCGGCCGCGCTCAAGGTCGACGTCGACATCAAGCACACCTGGCGCGGTGACCTGGTCGTCGACCTGGTCGCCCCGGACGGCACCGCGTACCGGCTGAAGAACTCCAGCGGCAACGACTCGGCCGACAACGTCCTCGCCTCGTACACGGTCGACGCGTCCGCCGAGACCGCGAACGGCACCTGGAAGCTTCAGGTCCGGGACGTGGCGACGGGTGACACCGGCTACATCGACTCCTGGGGCCTGACCTTCTGA
- the mmuM gene encoding homocysteine S-methyltransferase, giving the protein MTSAAAPAFAEALTSSDSPLVLDGGLSNQLEAAGHDLSDELWSARLLADRPEALVAAHLAYYEAGASVVTTAGYQATFEGFARRGIGHDRAAGLLALSVELGREAARRAGARAPGRPLWVAASAGPYGAMLADGSEYRGRYGLGVAELERFHRPRLEVLAAARPDVLALETVPDADEARALVRAVRGLGVPAWLSYTVEGDRTRAGDPLEEAFAVAAACEEIVAVGVNCCAPEDAGRAVAVAARVTGRPVVVYPNSGEAWDAEARTWRGRSTFSAARVSDWREAGARLIGGCCRVGPDEIAELAARSGAGPTR; this is encoded by the coding sequence ATGACCAGCGCAGCCGCCCCCGCCTTCGCCGAGGCGCTCACCTCCTCGGACTCCCCCCTCGTCCTGGACGGCGGGCTGTCGAACCAGCTGGAGGCCGCCGGGCACGACCTGAGCGACGAGCTGTGGTCGGCGCGGCTCCTCGCCGACCGGCCGGAGGCGCTCGTGGCGGCGCACCTCGCCTACTACGAGGCGGGCGCGAGCGTCGTGACGACGGCCGGCTACCAGGCCACCTTCGAGGGCTTCGCGCGTCGCGGCATCGGGCACGACCGGGCAGCCGGGCTCCTGGCGCTCAGCGTCGAGCTGGGCCGTGAGGCGGCCCGGCGCGCCGGGGCCAGGGCGCCCGGCCGGCCGCTGTGGGTGGCCGCGTCCGCGGGACCGTACGGCGCGATGCTCGCCGACGGGTCGGAGTACCGGGGCCGGTACGGTCTGGGCGTCGCCGAGCTGGAGCGGTTCCACCGCCCGCGGCTGGAGGTGCTGGCCGCCGCCCGTCCCGACGTCCTGGCGCTGGAGACCGTGCCGGACGCGGACGAGGCGCGGGCCCTGGTGCGGGCGGTGCGCGGGCTCGGCGTGCCGGCGTGGCTGTCGTACACGGTCGAGGGGGACCGGACGCGGGCGGGCGACCCGCTGGAGGAGGCGTTCGCGGTGGCGGCGGCGTGCGAGGAGATCGTCGCCGTCGGGGTGAACTGCTGTGCGCCCGAGGACGCCGGGCGCGCGGTCGCGGTCGCGGCGCGGGTCACCGGCAGGCCCGTGGTGGTGTACCCGAACAGCGGTGAGGCGTGGGACGCGGAGGCCCGGACGTGGCGCGGGCGTTCGACGTTCTCGGCCGCCCGGGTGAGCGACTGGCGGGAGGCGGGGGCGCGGCTGATCGGCGGCTGTTGCCGCGTCGGGCCGGACGAGATCGCCGAGCTGGCCGCGAGGAGCGGTGCGGGCCCGACGCGCTGA
- a CDS encoding ester cyclase gives MTFVQIIDCKTDRVEEMNRLLDSWAEATQGKRTATHAMMGRDRSDSTHVLEIVEFPSYEEAMENSRLPETNRIFQEMTALCDGEPTFTDLDVVRDEQLNKLVVQRFVDQVINQANASAADELCTAGYREHDPGNSSYDVDLETAKNETREIMEAFEPRCTIEGLVAEGDTVCCRMSFTGRHVGAYRGIEATGRELAITGHATFRCEGGRIAESWWNVDEMGLMRQLGVVSEG, from the coding sequence ATGACATTCGTCCAGATCATCGACTGCAAGACCGACCGGGTCGAGGAGATGAACCGGCTGCTGGACAGCTGGGCCGAGGCGACCCAGGGTAAGCGGACGGCCACGCACGCGATGATGGGCCGGGACCGTTCGGACTCCACACACGTGCTGGAGATCGTCGAATTCCCTTCCTACGAGGAGGCGATGGAGAACTCGCGGCTGCCCGAGACCAACCGGATCTTCCAGGAGATGACGGCCCTGTGCGACGGCGAGCCGACCTTCACCGACCTGGACGTCGTCCGGGACGAGCAGCTCAACAAGCTCGTCGTCCAGCGGTTCGTCGACCAGGTGATCAACCAGGCGAACGCGTCCGCCGCCGACGAGCTGTGCACCGCCGGCTACCGCGAGCACGACCCCGGCAATTCCTCGTACGACGTGGACCTGGAGACGGCGAAGAACGAGACCCGGGAGATCATGGAGGCGTTCGAGCCGAGGTGCACCATCGAGGGCCTGGTGGCCGAGGGTGACACCGTGTGCTGCCGCATGTCGTTCACGGGCCGCCACGTCGGCGCGTACCGCGGCATCGAGGCGACCGGCCGCGAACTGGCCATCACCGGGCACGCCACGTTCCGCTGCGAGGGCGGCAGGATCGCGGAGAGCTGGTGGAACGTCGACGAGATGGGGCTGATGCGTCAGCTGGGCGTCGTGTCGGAGGGATAG
- a CDS encoding DUF2264 domain-containing protein, which produces MSVPRVSAYLRLPPDDRESSPWTGFTRAHWEAAADGLVRAAWRWATPGGALLDLPGRPSRSGVRSDGLEGYARTFLAAAFRVAGAGGADPYGLLGRYADGLAAGTRAPGREDTESWPLILDHHVRGQPMVESASVALGLRLTRPWLWDRLDDGVRDRVEEWLRGALGHLPAPNNWYLFPLTVAGFLESVGRGDAGTRRAVERGLELLEGWYRGDGWYTDGDGRAFDHYNGWALHLYPVLHAHLGGDAALLGVYGPRLREHLEGLSLLFGGDGAPVHFGRSLTYRFAAGAAVGLGAVTGHSPLAPGVSRRLLSGCLRYFLERGAVDARDGLLTPGWHGPHEASLQAYSGPASPYWASKAFVALLAPAADPLWTAREAAAPVEDGGDRVLALPAPGLLVQTTGADGVARLHNHGSDHVHPSQGDTAGAHDVLYGRFAYSTRTGPTSAANPADNLLSVEVGGVASVRCRIRPLGAGHGDGWGWAASWHRPVFASGPPMVPGLCASSVTVARGRYELRAHRVVGLPRGARVRLSGWATGPDEPLVSQLRGLYGWEVPDAEEVRAPQGTAFTRWAVLPRLSTAPSGGGTAVLVALASLTAGPDAAPLAGVAEVVRGSAERADGEVVEVRWAADGSVTRIAFTAGACAPGVSVTHAP; this is translated from the coding sequence ATGAGCGTTCCCCGCGTGTCCGCGTACCTCCGGCTGCCGCCCGACGACCGGGAGTCGAGCCCGTGGACCGGGTTCACCCGGGCCCACTGGGAGGCGGCCGCGGACGGGCTGGTGCGGGCCGCGTGGCGATGGGCCACGCCGGGCGGGGCGCTGCTGGACCTGCCGGGGCGGCCGTCGCGCTCCGGGGTGCGCTCCGACGGGCTCGAGGGGTACGCGCGGACGTTCCTGGCGGCCGCGTTCCGCGTCGCGGGCGCCGGTGGGGCCGATCCGTACGGGCTGCTCGGCCGGTACGCGGACGGGCTGGCGGCCGGCACGCGCGCCCCCGGCCGCGAGGACACCGAGTCGTGGCCGCTGATCCTCGACCACCATGTGCGGGGCCAGCCGATGGTCGAGTCGGCGTCCGTGGCGCTCGGGCTGCGGCTGACCCGGCCGTGGCTGTGGGACCGCCTCGACGACGGTGTGCGGGACCGGGTCGAGGAGTGGCTGCGGGGCGCGCTGGGGCACCTGCCCGCGCCCAACAACTGGTACCTCTTCCCGCTGACCGTCGCCGGGTTCCTGGAGTCGGTGGGGCGCGGCGACGCCGGGACGCGGCGGGCCGTCGAGCGGGGGCTGGAGCTGCTGGAGGGCTGGTACCGGGGTGACGGCTGGTACACGGACGGCGACGGTCGTGCCTTCGACCACTACAACGGCTGGGCCCTGCACCTGTACCCGGTGCTGCACGCCCACCTCGGGGGCGACGCCGCCCTGCTCGGCGTGTACGGGCCGCGGCTGCGGGAGCACCTGGAGGGGTTGTCGCTGCTGTTCGGCGGCGACGGGGCGCCGGTGCACTTCGGCCGGTCGCTGACGTACCGCTTCGCGGCGGGTGCGGCGGTGGGCCTCGGGGCGGTGACCGGCCACTCGCCGCTGGCTCCCGGGGTCTCGCGGCGGCTGCTGAGCGGGTGCCTGCGGTACTTCCTGGAGCGGGGCGCGGTGGACGCGCGGGACGGGCTGCTGACGCCCGGCTGGCACGGCCCCCACGAGGCGTCGCTCCAGGCGTACTCGGGCCCCGCCTCGCCGTACTGGGCGTCCAAGGCGTTCGTGGCGCTGCTGGCCCCGGCGGCTGATCCGCTGTGGACGGCGCGGGAGGCGGCGGCGCCGGTCGAGGACGGCGGCGACCGGGTGCTGGCGCTGCCCGCGCCGGGGCTGCTGGTGCAGACGACCGGGGCGGACGGGGTGGCCCGGCTGCACAACCACGGCAGCGACCACGTGCACCCGTCGCAGGGCGACACGGCCGGCGCGCACGACGTGCTGTACGGGAGGTTCGCCTACTCCACGCGTACGGGACCGACGTCCGCCGCCAACCCGGCGGACAATCTGCTGTCCGTCGAGGTGGGCGGGGTGGCGTCGGTGCGCTGCCGGATCCGGCCGCTGGGCGCGGGACATGGCGACGGCTGGGGGTGGGCGGCCTCCTGGCACCGGCCGGTGTTCGCGTCCGGCCCGCCGATGGTGCCGGGGCTGTGCGCGTCGAGCGTGACGGTGGCGCGCGGCCGGTACGAGCTGCGGGCGCACCGGGTGGTGGGCCTGCCGCGCGGGGCGCGGGTGCGTCTGTCGGGCTGGGCGACCGGCCCGGACGAGCCGCTCGTGTCGCAACTGCGGGGCCTGTACGGGTGGGAGGTCCCGGACGCCGAGGAGGTGCGCGCCCCGCAGGGCACCGCGTTCACCCGCTGGGCGGTGCTCCCCCGGCTGTCCACCGCCCCGTCCGGCGGCGGCACGGCGGTGCTGGTGGCGCTGGCGTCCCTGACGGCCGGCCCGGACGCGGCGCCGCTCGCGGGCGTGGCGGAGGTGGTGCGGGGGTCCGCCGAGCGGGCGGACGGTGAGGTGGTGGAGGTGCGGTGGGCGGCGGACGGGTCGGTCACCCGGATCGCGTTCACCGCCGGCGCGTGCGCCCCGGGGGTGTCGGTCACGCACGCGCCGTAG
- a CDS encoding ATP-binding protein: protein MAPGNALTPRLIAPRPPISADVRRFSFELPARAESVARARHLVEERLVLWEVDGTVCEAVTLVVSELVTNAVIHTVSHRLVCELRDCGEQLRVCVQDEGCPAAAPRLRRGSPEEGGRGLLLVDAVSSAWGAHDARHGAGRVVWAELAHQGAGGPENPC, encoded by the coding sequence GTGGCTCCTGGTAATGCGCTCACCCCCCGGCTCATAGCCCCACGACCCCCGATCTCCGCCGACGTCCGCCGTTTCTCGTTCGAGCTGCCCGCCCGCGCGGAATCCGTCGCCAGAGCCAGACACCTCGTCGAGGAACGGCTGGTGCTGTGGGAGGTGGACGGCACCGTGTGCGAGGCGGTGACCCTGGTGGTCTCCGAGCTGGTCACCAACGCCGTGATACACACGGTCAGCCACCGGCTGGTCTGCGAACTGCGCGACTGCGGCGAGCAGTTGCGGGTCTGCGTCCAGGACGAGGGCTGCCCCGCCGCCGCGCCCCGGCTGCGACGCGGCTCGCCCGAGGAGGGCGGCCGGGGACTGCTGCTCGTGGACGCCGTCAGCAGCGCGTGGGGCGCTCACGACGCGCGGCACGGGGCGGGGCGCGTCGTCTGGGCGGAGCTGGCGCACCAGGGCGCCGGCGGCCCGGAGAACCCGTGCTGA
- a CDS encoding DUF5133 domain-containing protein: protein MLMAHPAVLNNLVEQYETLRLLHAEAGTEEVRDRMDELARTLCVATGTADVDTALVAARHRLPGARPEDDSLLTATP, encoded by the coding sequence GTGCTGATGGCTCACCCCGCCGTCCTGAACAACCTGGTCGAGCAGTACGAGACCCTGCGGCTGCTGCACGCCGAGGCGGGCACCGAGGAGGTCAGGGACCGCATGGACGAACTCGCCCGCACCCTGTGCGTGGCCACCGGGACGGCGGACGTGGACACGGCCCTGGTCGCCGCCCGCCACCGCCTGCCGGGCGCCCGGCCGGAGGACGACTCCCTGCTCACGGCGACGCCCTGA
- a CDS encoding GlxA family transcriptional regulator has product MHRVVVLALDGVYPFELGIPNRVFGSADGRYEVLTCSADGRPVRTGSDFSITVEHGPEALATAGTVVIPPYDMELATAGELSRPVADALARIRPGTRIVSICTGAFLLAAAGLLDGRTATTHWSLVPRFRQLFPHVELDPDVLFIDGGEVLTSAGAGSGVDVCLHVVREDHGSAVANQVARKCVVPPWRDGGQAQYIEQPVPETSEQGTGATRHWALENLHLPLTLADLARHARMSARTFARRFGEETGMSPGRWLIQQRVARARQLLESTDLPVDRIAGEVGFATATSLRQHLHAAIGVSPLAYRRTFQAADRTLSTARA; this is encoded by the coding sequence ATGCACCGTGTGGTAGTCCTCGCCCTCGACGGCGTGTATCCCTTCGAACTGGGCATCCCCAACCGGGTCTTCGGATCGGCGGACGGCCGGTACGAGGTGCTGACCTGCTCCGCCGACGGCCGTCCGGTGCGCACCGGCTCCGACTTCTCCATCACCGTCGAGCACGGGCCGGAGGCGCTGGCCACCGCCGGCACGGTGGTCATCCCGCCGTACGACATGGAGCTCGCCACCGCCGGCGAGCTGTCCCGGCCGGTCGCCGACGCGCTCGCGCGGATCCGCCCGGGCACCCGGATCGTGTCCATCTGCACCGGCGCCTTCCTGCTGGCGGCGGCGGGCCTGCTCGACGGCCGGACCGCCACCACCCACTGGTCGCTGGTGCCCCGCTTCCGGCAGCTCTTCCCGCACGTGGAACTCGACCCCGACGTCCTGTTCATCGACGGCGGAGAGGTCCTCACCTCGGCGGGCGCCGGATCGGGCGTGGACGTCTGCCTGCACGTCGTGCGCGAGGACCACGGCAGCGCGGTGGCCAACCAGGTGGCCAGGAAGTGCGTGGTGCCGCCCTGGCGCGACGGCGGCCAGGCCCAGTACATCGAGCAGCCGGTGCCCGAGACCTCCGAGCAGGGCACCGGCGCCACCCGGCACTGGGCGCTGGAGAACTTGCACCTCCCGCTCACCCTCGCCGACCTCGCCCGGCACGCGCGGATGAGCGCCCGCACCTTCGCCCGCCGGTTCGGCGAGGAGACGGGCATGAGCCCCGGCCGCTGGCTCATCCAGCAACGCGTCGCCCGCGCACGCCAGTTGCTGGAGTCCACCGACCTGCCCGTGGACCGGATCGCCGGCGAGGTGGGCTTCGCCACGGCGACCTCCCTGCGCCAGCACCTGCACGCCGCGATCGGCGTCTCCCCGCTGGCCTACCGCCGCACCTTCCAGGCCGCCGACCGCACCCTGTCTACGGCGCGTGCGTGA
- a CDS encoding NADP-dependent oxidoreductase: MTTTATMRAISQDVHGGPEVLKEVELRRPEPGPSQVLVRVRAAGVNPTDWKHRGATMFLGEPPYVLGWDVSGVVEAVGMGVTLFKPGDEVFGMLPYPFGVGSHAEYVTGPARAFAHKPAGVDHVQAGALPLAALTAWQALVDTARVEAGQRVLIHAAAGGVGHLAVQIAKARGAYVIGTASAGKHAFLKELGADEVIDYRETDFAEEVGDVDVVLDTIGDDDYRARSLRTLRRGGLLVSILPMGGEELAARAEPLGVRTALMLVEADHAGMNAIARLVEEGSLRAAIAGTFPLAEAAKAHELGETGRTAGKLVLTVG, from the coding sequence ATGACAACGACAGCAACCATGCGAGCCATCAGCCAGGACGTCCACGGCGGACCCGAGGTCCTCAAGGAGGTGGAGCTCCGGCGCCCGGAGCCGGGCCCCAGCCAGGTACTGGTCCGTGTCCGCGCGGCGGGCGTCAACCCCACCGACTGGAAGCACCGCGGCGCCACGATGTTCCTGGGCGAACCGCCGTACGTCCTCGGCTGGGACGTCTCCGGAGTCGTGGAGGCGGTCGGCATGGGCGTCACCCTGTTCAAACCCGGCGACGAGGTCTTCGGGATGCTGCCCTACCCGTTCGGCGTCGGCTCCCACGCCGAGTACGTGACCGGCCCCGCCCGCGCCTTCGCCCACAAGCCGGCCGGCGTCGACCACGTCCAGGCGGGCGCCCTGCCGCTGGCCGCGCTGACCGCCTGGCAGGCGCTGGTGGACACCGCTCGGGTCGAGGCCGGGCAGCGGGTCCTGATCCACGCGGCGGCGGGCGGGGTCGGGCACCTCGCCGTGCAGATCGCCAAGGCGCGCGGGGCGTACGTGATCGGCACCGCCAGCGCGGGCAAGCACGCGTTCCTGAAGGAGCTGGGCGCCGACGAGGTGATCGACTACCGGGAGACGGACTTCGCCGAGGAGGTCGGCGACGTGGACGTCGTCCTGGACACCATCGGGGACGACGACTACCGCGCCCGCTCGCTGCGCACGCTGCGCCGGGGCGGCCTGCTGGTGTCCATCCTCCCGATGGGCGGCGAGGAGCTGGCGGCCCGCGCGGAGCCGCTCGGCGTGCGTACGGCGCTGATGCTGGTCGAGGCCGACCACGCGGGCATGAACGCGATCGCGCGGCTCGTCGAGGAGGGCAGCCTGCGCGCGGCCATCGCGGGCACGTTCCCGCTGGCGGAGGCCGCCAAGGCCCACGAGCTGGGCGAGACGGGCCGGACGGCCGGCAAGCTGGTCCTGACCGTCGGCTGA